In a genomic window of Ralstonia nicotianae:
- a CDS encoding TM2 domain-containing protein: MPTTAPLKKSKLLTVLLAFLFGSMGAHRFYLKGGRDFWAWAQVAAMALGIIGVALLWSTDRSSLPGWACAIIGAASVLAGFLSALIYGLRPDDRWDAQFNPDGTPTRSGWPVVLLAILTLMIGTGLLMAGLAITFQTYFESQVQAAKELSQ, from the coding sequence ATGCCTACAACCGCTCCGCTCAAGAAATCCAAACTGCTGACCGTGCTGCTCGCCTTCCTGTTCGGCAGCATGGGCGCCCATCGTTTCTATCTGAAAGGCGGACGCGATTTCTGGGCGTGGGCGCAAGTCGCGGCCATGGCGCTCGGCATCATCGGTGTCGCCTTGCTGTGGTCGACGGATCGGAGCAGCCTGCCCGGCTGGGCATGCGCGATCATCGGCGCGGCCTCGGTGCTCGCCGGCTTTCTGTCGGCGCTGATCTACGGGCTGCGCCCCGATGACCGATGGGACGCGCAATTCAATCCGGACGGCACGCCGACACGTTCAGGCTGGCCGGTCGTACTGCTGGCGATCCTCACGCTGATGATCGGTACCGGCCTGCTCATGGCCGGCCTCGCCATCACCTTCCAGACCTATTTCGAATCGCAGGTGCAGGCCGCGAAGGAACTGTCGCAGTAG